In a single window of the Delftia tsuruhatensis genome:
- a CDS encoding acyl-CoA dehydrogenase family protein — MLAEPLRQWLDAHAESLDADGAHAHEVLSRLAGQGLFGVGVSAAEGGQGGTPGDALEAIAAVAGHSLAAAFVFWAQRAFIEYLLQSPNAALRRRWLPDLLQGRRAGATGLSNAMKYLGGIEALQVQARPGEGDALRLSGRVPWATNLLPGGFVVAVAIARTDGGQPLVAALPCEAAGMARSADLDLIALRGSHTAALSIDGLEMGPADLIHADANQFLPRVRPAFMGLQLGLCIGLARASLAAASARAGAGRDVLAGPLQQQRHALELATATLHAGLADGRFLDRPQALFRLRLQLNDIVQQSLQLELHASGGRAYHRDQPLGFARRWREAAFIPIVTPSVTQLQGALAGAALATTSS, encoded by the coding sequence ATGCTGGCTGAGCCGCTGCGCCAATGGCTGGATGCGCATGCCGAGTCGCTGGATGCGGACGGCGCCCATGCGCACGAGGTGCTGTCTCGCCTGGCCGGCCAGGGCCTGTTCGGCGTGGGCGTGTCCGCCGCCGAAGGCGGGCAGGGCGGCACGCCGGGCGATGCCCTGGAGGCCATCGCGGCCGTGGCCGGGCATTCGCTGGCGGCGGCCTTTGTCTTCTGGGCCCAGCGCGCCTTCATCGAATACCTGCTGCAGTCGCCCAACGCCGCGCTGCGCCGGCGCTGGCTGCCCGACCTGCTGCAAGGGCGGCGGGCCGGCGCCACGGGCCTGTCCAACGCGATGAAATACCTGGGCGGCATCGAGGCACTGCAAGTGCAGGCCCGGCCCGGCGAGGGCGACGCCCTGCGCCTGAGCGGGCGCGTGCCCTGGGCCACCAACCTGCTGCCCGGCGGCTTCGTGGTGGCCGTGGCCATCGCGCGCACCGATGGCGGCCAGCCCCTCGTGGCCGCGCTGCCCTGCGAGGCGGCGGGCATGGCGCGCAGCGCGGACCTGGACCTGATCGCGCTGCGCGGCAGCCACACGGCGGCGCTGTCCATCGATGGACTGGAGATGGGGCCGGCCGACCTCATCCATGCCGACGCCAACCAGTTCCTGCCGCGCGTGCGGCCTGCCTTCATGGGTCTGCAGCTGGGCCTGTGCATAGGCCTGGCGAGGGCCTCGCTGGCGGCGGCCTCGGCGCGCGCGGGGGCGGGGCGCGATGTGCTGGCCGGCCCGCTGCAGCAGCAGCGCCATGCGCTGGAACTGGCCACGGCCACGCTGCATGCAGGCCTGGCCGACGGGCGTTTTCTTGACCGGCCTCAAGCCCTGTTCCGGCTGCGCCTGCAATTGAACGACATCGTGCAGCAGTCCCTGCAGCTGGAGCTGCATGCCAGCGGCGGACGCGCTTATCATCGCGACCAGCCGCTGGGATTCGCGCGCCGCTGGCGCGAGGCGGCCTTCATCCCCATCGTGACGCCCAGCGTCACCCAGCTTCAGGGCGCGCTGGCTGGCGCTGCCCTGGCAACCACCAGTTCATGA
- a CDS encoding ABC transporter ATP-binding protein: MTQTEALPPDAPAPVLQARGAAFGYAPGKAVFEDVSLHIAPREIVCLLGGSGCGKSSLLRVLGGIETLDGGAWRRGELQFLGEPLTAPHPRAAFVFQQPSLLPWLDARRNAGFGLDFVRQPKLGKEALAQRVEQALQAVGLGGSGALYPSQLSGGMAQRVALARALAREPQLLLADEPFSALDAITRAEMQELMVDVVHRWHTAALLVTHDIDEAILVGDRIALMGGRPGRIVREWRVDIQRPRENQAAAVTALRMDILSALHDVRHAAHA, encoded by the coding sequence ATGACCCAGACGGAAGCTCTTCCCCCCGACGCTCCCGCGCCCGTGCTGCAGGCACGCGGCGCGGCCTTTGGCTATGCGCCCGGCAAGGCCGTGTTCGAGGACGTGTCGCTGCACATCGCGCCCCGCGAGATCGTCTGCCTGCTGGGCGGCAGCGGCTGCGGCAAGTCTTCGCTGCTGCGCGTGCTCGGCGGCATCGAGACGCTGGATGGCGGCGCCTGGCGCCGTGGCGAACTCCAGTTCCTTGGCGAGCCACTGACCGCGCCCCATCCGCGCGCGGCCTTTGTCTTCCAGCAACCCAGCCTGCTGCCCTGGCTGGACGCACGGCGCAACGCGGGCTTCGGCCTGGACTTCGTGCGCCAGCCGAAGCTGGGCAAGGAGGCACTGGCCCAGCGCGTGGAGCAGGCGCTGCAGGCCGTGGGCCTGGGCGGCAGCGGCGCGCTGTATCCGTCCCAGCTGTCGGGCGGCATGGCCCAGCGCGTGGCCCTGGCGCGTGCCCTGGCGCGCGAGCCTCAGCTGCTGCTGGCCGACGAGCCATTCTCCGCGCTGGATGCCATCACGCGCGCCGAGATGCAGGAGCTGATGGTGGACGTGGTGCACCGCTGGCACACGGCCGCGCTGCTGGTCACGCACGATATCGACGAGGCCATCCTCGTGGGCGACCGTATCGCGCTGATGGGCGGGCGGCCCGGCCGCATCGTGCGCGAATGGCGCGTGGACATACAGCGTCCGCGCGAGAACCAGGCCGCCGCCGTCACTGCGCTGCGCATGGACATCCTCTCGGCGCTGCACGACGTGCGCCATGCGGCCCATGCATGA
- a CDS encoding IlvD/Edd family dehydratase has protein sequence MTDDSQTPPPGHDIAPADAANGISKGLTHYGDRGFSLFLRKAFIKGAGYTDSALERPVIGIANTGSSYNPCHGNAPQLVEAVKRGILMAGGLPMDFPTISVHESFSAPTSMYLRNLMSMDTEEMIRAQPMDAVVLIGGCDKTVPAQLMGAASAGIPAIQLITGSMLTGSHRGERVGACTDCRRYWGKFRAEEIDAQEIADVNNQLVASVGTCSVMGTASTMACIAEALGMTVPGGASPPAVTADRIRIAEQTGAEAVRIARERLTIDRILTPAAFENALRVLLAIGGSTNGLVHLAAIAGRLGYDIDLQALDRMGRETPVLLDLKPSGEHYMEDFHHAGGMATLLRELKPLLNLQALTITGRTLGEEIERAGPGFAQDVVRPRSRPIYPQGGIAVLQGNLAPGGAIIKQSAAHPRLMEHEGRAVVFENAADLAERIDRDDLDVTADDILVLKNIGPKGAPGMPEAGYIPIPRKLARAGVKDIVRLSDGRMSGTAFGTIVLHVTPESAVGGPLAHVRNGDRIALSVSRRELILKVSAEELARRAREHPVVEPTAERGYRKLFLDTVTQADQGVDFDFLRGASARGTIPAPRG, from the coding sequence ATGACCGACGACTCCCAGACACCCCCACCGGGCCACGACATCGCCCCCGCCGACGCAGCCAACGGCATCTCCAAGGGGCTGACCCACTACGGCGACCGCGGCTTCTCGCTGTTCCTGCGCAAGGCCTTCATCAAGGGCGCGGGCTACACGGACTCGGCGCTGGAGCGGCCCGTCATCGGCATCGCCAACACCGGCAGCAGCTACAACCCCTGCCATGGCAATGCGCCCCAGCTCGTCGAGGCGGTCAAGCGCGGCATCCTGATGGCGGGCGGCCTGCCCATGGACTTCCCGACCATCTCGGTGCACGAGAGCTTCTCGGCGCCGACCAGCATGTATCTGCGCAACCTCATGTCCATGGACACCGAGGAAATGATCCGTGCCCAGCCCATGGATGCCGTGGTGCTCATCGGCGGCTGCGACAAGACCGTGCCGGCCCAGCTCATGGGAGCGGCCTCGGCGGGCATCCCGGCCATCCAGCTGATCACGGGGTCCATGCTCACGGGCTCGCACCGCGGCGAGCGCGTGGGCGCCTGCACCGACTGCCGCCGCTACTGGGGAAAGTTCCGCGCCGAGGAGATCGACGCCCAGGAGATCGCCGACGTGAACAACCAGCTGGTGGCCAGCGTGGGGACCTGCTCGGTCATGGGAACCGCCAGCACCATGGCCTGCATCGCCGAGGCCCTGGGCATGACGGTGCCTGGCGGTGCCTCGCCCCCGGCCGTCACGGCCGACCGCATCCGCATCGCCGAGCAGACCGGCGCCGAGGCCGTGCGCATCGCCCGCGAGCGCCTGACCATCGACCGGATCCTCACGCCCGCCGCCTTCGAGAACGCCCTGCGCGTGCTGCTGGCCATCGGCGGCTCCACCAACGGCCTGGTGCATCTGGCGGCCATCGCGGGGCGCCTGGGCTATGACATCGATTTGCAGGCCCTGGACCGCATGGGGCGCGAGACGCCGGTGCTGCTGGACCTCAAGCCCTCGGGCGAGCACTACATGGAGGACTTCCACCATGCGGGCGGCATGGCCACGCTGCTGCGCGAACTCAAGCCGCTGCTGAACCTCCAGGCCCTGACCATCACGGGCCGCACGCTGGGCGAGGAAATCGAACGCGCGGGCCCCGGCTTCGCGCAGGACGTGGTGCGCCCGCGCTCCCGCCCCATCTATCCGCAGGGCGGCATCGCCGTGCTGCAAGGCAACCTGGCACCGGGCGGCGCCATCATCAAGCAGTCGGCCGCCCACCCTCGGCTCATGGAGCACGAAGGCCGCGCCGTGGTCTTCGAGAACGCGGCCGACCTCGCCGAGCGCATCGACCGCGACGACCTGGACGTCACGGCCGACGACATCCTGGTGCTCAAGAACATCGGCCCCAAGGGCGCGCCCGGCATGCCCGAGGCCGGCTACATCCCCATTCCGCGCAAGCTGGCGCGCGCGGGCGTCAAGGACATCGTGCGCCTCTCCGACGGACGCATGAGCGGCACGGCCTTCGGCACCATCGTGCTGCATGTGACGCCTGAATCCGCCGTGGGCGGCCCGCTGGCCCATGTGCGCAATGGCGACCGCATCGCGCTGTCCGTGTCCCGGCGCGAACTGATCCTGAAGGTGAGCGCCGAGGAACTGGCCCGGCGCGCCCGCGAACACCCGGTCGTCGAGCCCACGGCCGAGCGCGGCTACCGCAAGCTGTTCCTGGACACCGTGACCCAGGCGGACCAGGGCGTGGACTTCGACTTCCTGCGCGGTGCCAGCGCACGCGGCACCATTCCCGCCCCGCGCGGATAA
- a CDS encoding helix-turn-helix transcriptional regulator, giving the protein MTLSTQQLGQLNQAILAVHGAPDLHALATHLLHALRLVVPGDIRVVDFSGIAEVRGYTAYDPVRAISSEVNAAVHRHLADNPLYRQRQTQAASISDLLTRGQWQRTALYAQAYSQVGQQDGLALDVELGHGAMLTLNVTRASRGYTAAERMALTLLGPHAQAQWRRLSQQQRISQAAWQALSPGSPAADVLSPREREVLQWVANGNTNAEIAAMLELRAGTVKRHLENIYRKLGAANRQDALSRMRSPDF; this is encoded by the coding sequence ATGACCCTGTCAACGCAGCAACTGGGGCAACTCAATCAGGCCATCCTCGCGGTGCACGGCGCGCCCGATCTGCACGCGCTGGCCACGCATTTGCTGCACGCGCTGCGCCTGGTGGTGCCGGGTGACATTCGGGTGGTGGATTTCTCCGGCATTGCGGAAGTCCGTGGCTACACGGCCTACGATCCGGTGCGGGCCATTTCCTCCGAAGTCAACGCTGCGGTGCACCGGCATCTGGCCGACAACCCCTTGTATCGGCAGCGCCAGACGCAGGCCGCCAGCATTTCCGACCTGCTGACTCGCGGGCAATGGCAGAGGACGGCGCTCTATGCCCAGGCCTACTCCCAGGTGGGCCAGCAGGACGGACTCGCGCTGGACGTGGAACTGGGCCACGGCGCGATGCTGACCCTCAATGTCACACGTGCCTCGCGCGGCTACACCGCGGCGGAGCGCATGGCGCTGACCTTGCTGGGGCCGCATGCGCAGGCGCAGTGGCGGCGCCTGAGCCAGCAGCAGCGAATCAGCCAGGCGGCATGGCAGGCGCTCTCACCGGGCTCGCCGGCTGCCGACGTGCTGAGCCCGCGCGAACGTGAAGTGCTGCAATGGGTCGCCAACGGCAACACCAACGCAGAAATCGCCGCCATGCTGGAGTTGCGTGCAGGCACGGTGAAGCGGCACCTGGAAAACATCTACCGCAAGCTGGGAGCCGCCAATCGGCAGGATGCCTTGTCGAGGATGCGCAGTCCGGATTTCTAG
- a CDS encoding AraC family transcriptional regulator, with translation MLPDPVPDNAAQAQIDRVIDGLLNGLQWRASVFHVGQYCGRWRASTAGRARASFHLILDGRCWLHLPGQPSVRLRPRDGVFLSRDVPHFISPYADPGMACAPQAMRPMGGAAGVGAAGLGETALACGFFTFEGPMRGLLVDAFPDHLVLRGDDHAISGASALFDLMRAEALRTGTEPSAVMDRLVGLLFFYGLRQLAHGDARARGIWSLLRRPGFAPLVADLLRDPGRNWSVADMAARVCLSRATFFRQFAEGCGQPPQQFLLLLRMQLAARRLAQGEAIAQVAEAVGYESYAAFSRAFKRVMGEQPGAWQRAQARCC, from the coding sequence GTGCTGCCAGATCCCGTTCCCGACAATGCGGCCCAAGCGCAGATCGATCGCGTGATCGACGGCCTGCTCAACGGCCTGCAATGGCGCGCCAGCGTGTTCCACGTGGGCCAGTACTGCGGGCGCTGGCGGGCCTCCACGGCCGGGCGTGCGCGGGCGAGCTTTCACCTGATCCTGGATGGACGCTGCTGGCTGCACCTGCCGGGCCAGCCCTCGGTGCGGCTGCGGCCGCGCGACGGCGTCTTCCTGTCGCGCGATGTGCCGCATTTCATCTCTCCCTATGCCGATCCCGGCATGGCCTGCGCGCCGCAGGCCATGCGCCCCATGGGGGGCGCGGCCGGCGTAGGCGCGGCCGGCCTCGGCGAGACCGCGCTGGCCTGCGGCTTCTTCACCTTCGAAGGCCCCATGCGCGGCCTGCTGGTCGATGCCTTCCCCGACCACCTGGTGCTGCGCGGCGACGACCACGCCATCAGCGGCGCCTCCGCCTTGTTCGACCTGATGCGTGCCGAGGCGCTGCGCACGGGCACCGAGCCCTCGGCCGTGATGGACCGGCTCGTGGGCCTGCTGTTCTTCTACGGCCTGCGCCAGCTCGCGCATGGCGATGCGCGTGCTCGCGGCATCTGGAGCCTGCTGCGCAGGCCGGGCTTCGCACCGCTGGTGGCCGACCTGCTGCGCGATCCGGGCCGCAACTGGTCGGTGGCCGACATGGCGGCGCGCGTGTGCCTGTCGCGCGCCACGTTCTTCCGCCAGTTCGCGGAGGGCTGCGGCCAGCCGCCCCAGCAGTTCCTGCTGCTGCTGCGCATGCAGCTGGCGGCACGGCGGCTGGCCCAGGGCGAGGCCATTGCACAGGTGGCCGAGGCCGTGGGCTACGAGTCCTACGCGGCCTTCTCGCGGGCCTTCAAGCGCGTGATGGGCGAGCAGCCCGGTGCCTGGCAGCGCGCCCAGGCCCGCTGCTGCTGA
- a CDS encoding carboxymuconolactone decarboxylase family protein — protein sequence MARLTLHTPETAPEASRPFVERALAGNGFLPNLIAVLANSPQALETYVTVGQINARAQLTLAEREVVQITAARIHGCDFCVAGHTKLASRQAGLSQAEVIALQDGQDTGQPRLDAVRRFAEAVIATRGAVSDQALDDFRAWEFSEQQALEVVLGISLATLCNFANSLAQSPVNPQLQPYLPAQFRQQPQESSHAG from the coding sequence ATGGCACGCCTGACCCTGCACACCCCCGAGACCGCCCCCGAGGCCAGCCGCCCCTTCGTGGAGCGTGCCCTGGCCGGCAACGGCTTCCTGCCCAACCTGATCGCCGTCCTGGCCAACTCGCCGCAGGCGCTGGAGACCTATGTCACCGTGGGCCAGATCAATGCGCGCGCCCAGCTGACGCTGGCCGAGCGAGAGGTGGTGCAGATCACGGCCGCGCGCATCCATGGCTGCGACTTCTGCGTGGCCGGCCACACCAAGCTGGCCAGCAGGCAGGCCGGCCTGTCGCAGGCCGAGGTGATCGCGCTGCAGGACGGCCAGGACACGGGCCAGCCGCGCCTGGATGCCGTGCGCCGCTTCGCCGAGGCCGTGATCGCCACGCGCGGCGCTGTCTCCGACCAGGCCCTGGACGATTTCCGGGCCTGGGAGTTCAGCGAGCAGCAGGCACTGGAGGTGGTGCTGGGCATCAGCCTGGCCACGTTGTGCAACTTCGCCAACAGCCTGGCGCAAAGCCCGGTCAATCCGCAGCTGCAGCCCTATCTGCCCGCGCAGTTCCGACAACAGCCGCAGGAGAGCAGCCATGCTGGCTGA
- a CDS encoding Ig-like domain repeat protein, with protein MPGALCSLLALNGQAATIVVNTTDNTPGAADCSLNEALTSAQMDDGSWGNGACISGNGADTIVFDPAVFPAGSLTAIALAGHSIDLNFTTSDITIDGDQRVALDGGNASRLVSAQGSGVQLTLRGLTLRGGQTAAGEDGGAIYLDNGVTLRLERSVVQDSTAGINGGGLYSRDSTVTIVDSVFSGNQAGGQGGAIYSTGSGSLTVERSRLSGNTARTLGGGLRSGVPTTMTDSTVTGNALASPGSGAGVSFTLTRPRTLHGNQITNNAPGNNCGGETFTGTGNRYWPASDSSCPAAAGAIAKAPQAITFTTAPPAGARVGDTYDVAAVGGASGNPVMFAVDALTAAICSASGSTIRFQAAGTCTINASQLGDADHDAATQAVQMAAVGQGPSRVTLTSSANPSRSGQSLSFSVVVAPDVSLGTAAVPTGTVEILAGGLSLGTAGLSNARAIIATTQLTVAGPHAIVARYGGDANYLAADSGAWTQTVEPAAPAPATATPVPALGPWGVLLCAVLTGWAGLRLRRVHGT; from the coding sequence GTGCCTGGCGCGCTGTGCAGCCTGCTGGCACTCAATGGCCAGGCCGCGACCATCGTGGTCAATACCACGGACAACACGCCCGGTGCAGCGGACTGCAGCCTGAATGAGGCATTGACCAGTGCCCAGATGGATGACGGCAGTTGGGGCAACGGCGCATGCATATCGGGCAATGGCGCGGACACCATCGTGTTCGACCCGGCCGTCTTTCCGGCAGGCAGCCTCACCGCCATTGCATTGGCAGGCCATTCCATCGACCTCAACTTCACCACCTCGGACATCACGATCGACGGGGACCAGCGGGTGGCGCTCGATGGGGGCAATGCCTCCCGCCTGGTGTCGGCCCAGGGCAGCGGTGTCCAGCTCACGCTGCGCGGCCTGACGCTGCGCGGCGGGCAGACCGCCGCCGGTGAAGACGGCGGCGCCATCTACCTGGACAACGGCGTCACCCTGCGCCTGGAGCGCAGCGTGGTGCAGGACAGCACGGCCGGCATCAACGGCGGGGGACTGTACAGCCGCGACAGCACGGTGACCATCGTGGACAGCGTGTTCAGCGGCAACCAGGCAGGGGGACAGGGCGGTGCCATCTACAGCACGGGCAGCGGCTCGCTGACGGTGGAGCGCAGCCGCCTGTCCGGCAACACGGCCCGCACGCTGGGCGGGGGCCTGCGCAGCGGGGTGCCGACCACCATGACCGACAGCACCGTCACCGGCAACGCGCTGGCGTCTCCGGGCTCGGGTGCCGGCGTCTCGTTCACGCTCACCCGCCCCCGCACACTCCACGGCAACCAGATCACGAACAACGCGCCCGGCAACAACTGTGGCGGCGAAACGTTCACGGGGACGGGCAACCGCTACTGGCCGGCCAGCGATTCAAGTTGCCCGGCGGCGGCAGGTGCCATCGCCAAAGCACCGCAGGCCATCACCTTCACCACGGCGCCACCGGCCGGCGCACGGGTGGGGGATACCTATGACGTGGCCGCCGTCGGAGGCGCCTCGGGAAACCCCGTCATGTTCGCCGTGGATGCATTGACCGCGGCGATCTGCAGCGCCTCCGGCAGCACCATCCGCTTCCAGGCCGCAGGGACATGCACGATCAACGCCAGCCAGCTCGGCGATGCGGACCATGACGCGGCTACGCAGGCGGTGCAGATGGCGGCGGTGGGACAGGGCCCCTCCCGTGTCACGCTGACTTCCAGCGCCAATCCCTCGCGCTCCGGGCAGTCGCTGTCCTTCTCCGTGGTGGTCGCACCCGATGTCTCCCTGGGCACCGCCGCCGTCCCCACGGGAACGGTCGAAATCCTGGCTGGCGGCCTGTCGCTGGGCACGGCGGGTTTGTCCAATGCCAGGGCCATCATCGCCACCACCCAACTGACGGTGGCCGGCCCGCATGCCATCGTGGCCCGGTACGGCGGCGATGCGAACTATCTCGCCGCGGACAGCGGCGCATGGACCCAGACCGTGGAGCCCGCAGCCCCGGCCCCGGCCACAGCCACACCCGTGCCCGCGCTGGGCCCCTGGGGAGTGCTGCTGTGCGCCGTGCTGACGGGATGGGCAGGACTGCGGCTGCGCCGCGTGCACGGCACCTGA
- a CDS encoding ABC transporter permease: MSQVLRRIGLPLLGAALVLALWWVGGALLARSTPVAAAFAPWPSLQALGQLLTGADIWMHTLLSLRRVAVGLLLAFVVGVPLGVLVGLSRGFSQAFSPVFQFLRMISPLSWMPIAVMVLGVGDAPVYFLLAFAAVWPILLSTAAGVAQLDRNWLLLARSLSATRTETVLRVVLPGITAQILTGVRLAIGIIWIVLVPAEMLGVSAGLGYFILDTRDRLAYSELMAAVVLIGALGYALDHAARWLHQRWMHSA; encoded by the coding sequence GTGAGCCAGGTGTTGCGACGTATTGGATTGCCGCTGCTGGGCGCGGCCCTGGTCCTGGCCCTGTGGTGGGTGGGCGGCGCGCTGCTGGCGCGCAGCACGCCCGTGGCTGCGGCCTTCGCGCCCTGGCCTTCGCTGCAGGCGCTGGGCCAGCTGCTGACGGGCGCCGACATCTGGATGCACACCCTGCTGAGCCTGCGGCGCGTGGCCGTGGGCCTGCTGCTGGCCTTCGTGGTCGGCGTGCCGTTGGGCGTGCTGGTGGGCCTGTCGCGCGGGTTCTCGCAGGCGTTCTCGCCCGTGTTCCAGTTCCTGCGCATGATCTCGCCGCTGTCGTGGATGCCCATTGCCGTGATGGTGCTGGGCGTGGGCGACGCGCCCGTGTACTTCCTGCTGGCCTTCGCCGCCGTCTGGCCCATCCTGCTGAGCACGGCGGCCGGCGTGGCCCAGCTGGACCGCAACTGGCTGCTGCTGGCGCGCAGCCTGTCGGCCACGCGCACCGAGACCGTTCTGCGCGTGGTGCTGCCCGGCATCACGGCCCAGATCCTCACGGGCGTGCGCCTGGCCATCGGCATCATCTGGATCGTGCTGGTGCCCGCAGAAATGCTGGGCGTATCGGCCGGCCTGGGCTACTTCATCCTCGACACGCGCGACCGCCTGGCGTATTCGGAGCTGATGGCTGCCGTGGTGCTGATCGGCGCCCTGGGCTATGCGCTGGACCATGCGGCGCGCTGGCTGCACCAGCGCTGGATGCATTCGGCCTGA
- a CDS encoding ABC transporter substrate-binding protein, with the protein MSLQDSSRYIHVCASPDCGCGLTRRDMLRLGALSTASVAAPLLAAGDARAQAFKGDDQPVKIGYLPITDATPLLVAHGNGLFEAEGLKAEAPRLFRSWAQIVEAFVSGQVNVIHLLTPSTLWVRYGAKFPAKIVAWNHVNGSGLTVSPDIRKVQDLGGKTVAIPFWYSIHNILLQDVLRKAGLTPVTRARGGAVAASEVNLVVLAPAEMVSALAGKSIAGFIVAEPFNAAAEIAGVGKMLRFSGDVWKDHACCVTFLAERDIADKPEWAQRVTNAVVKAQLWTRDNRLAAARLLSSTGERRYTPHPQQTLSKVLAATDYASYEASGVVVNKGWHQRRIDFQPYPYPSYTEQLVRAIKATKVEGDTRFLDKLEPKFAATDLVDDRFVRKAIQAVGGPQVFGIPADFSRRETIVV; encoded by the coding sequence ATGAGCTTGCAGGACTCCTCCCGATACATCCATGTCTGCGCCTCCCCGGACTGCGGCTGCGGCCTGACGCGGCGCGACATGCTGCGCCTGGGTGCGCTGTCCACGGCCTCGGTGGCCGCGCCGCTGCTGGCGGCCGGCGACGCGCGCGCCCAGGCCTTCAAGGGCGATGACCAGCCCGTGAAGATCGGCTACCTGCCCATCACCGACGCCACGCCGCTGCTGGTGGCCCACGGCAACGGCCTGTTCGAGGCCGAAGGCCTCAAGGCCGAGGCGCCGCGCCTGTTCCGCTCCTGGGCGCAGATCGTCGAGGCCTTCGTCTCGGGCCAGGTCAACGTCATCCACCTGCTCACGCCTTCCACGCTGTGGGTGCGCTACGGTGCGAAGTTCCCGGCCAAGATCGTGGCCTGGAACCACGTCAACGGTTCGGGCCTGACCGTCTCGCCCGACATCCGCAAGGTGCAGGACCTGGGCGGCAAGACCGTGGCCATCCCGTTCTGGTACTCCATCCACAACATCCTGCTGCAGGACGTGCTGCGCAAGGCCGGGCTCACTCCCGTGACCCGTGCGCGCGGCGGTGCCGTCGCGGCCAGCGAGGTCAACCTCGTGGTGCTGGCGCCGGCCGAGATGGTCTCGGCCCTGGCCGGCAAGTCGATCGCGGGCTTCATCGTGGCCGAGCCCTTCAACGCCGCCGCCGAGATCGCGGGCGTGGGCAAGATGCTGCGTTTCTCGGGCGATGTCTGGAAGGACCACGCCTGCTGCGTCACCTTCCTGGCCGAGCGCGATATCGCCGACAAGCCCGAATGGGCGCAGCGCGTGACCAATGCCGTGGTCAAGGCCCAGCTGTGGACGCGCGACAACCGCCTGGCCGCCGCGCGCCTGCTGTCGAGCACGGGCGAGCGCCGCTACACGCCCCATCCGCAGCAGACGCTGTCCAAGGTGCTGGCCGCCACCGACTACGCCAGCTACGAGGCCAGCGGCGTGGTCGTCAACAAGGGCTGGCACCAGCGGCGCATCGACTTCCAGCCCTATCCCTATCCCTCGTACACCGAGCAGCTGGTGCGCGCCATCAAGGCCACCAAGGTCGAGGGCGACACGCGCTTCCTCGACAAGCTGGAGCCCAAGTTCGCGGCCACCGACCTGGTGGACGACCGCTTCGTGCGCAAGGCCATCCAGGCCGTGGGCGGCCCGCAGGTCTTCGGCATTCCGGCCGATTTCTCGCGCCGCGAAACCATCGTGGTGTGA
- a CDS encoding Bug family tripartite tricarboxylate transporter substrate binding protein, with the protein MNAARCFHPSNRRALLAAALLALVAGAVPPALADAAYPARAIRLVIPYTPGGATDVIGRVVGQRLSVALGQPVVVENRAGAAGNLGAAAVAREKPDGYTLLLGALTSHSINSVLMASTAGFTMDKSFAPIGIVGRVPLVITVGPSVKSASLAEFIALAKGTPGGLNYGSSGNGSPQHLAAELFKRQAGVPITHVPYKGSTPALNDLMGSQVDVVFDTLPATQGFIKGGRLRGLAVTTAQRLPAIAEIPTAAEAGLAGFEVSSMFGLLAPAGTPQPVVARLSGALQEVMAQQEVKEALVAQGAMPLVTTPDEAREQIAQEVARWSAVIRESDIRPD; encoded by the coding sequence ATGAACGCCGCACGCTGTTTTCATCCGTCCAACCGGCGCGCCTTGCTGGCCGCTGCGCTGCTGGCCCTGGTCGCGGGGGCCGTCCCGCCCGCCCTGGCCGATGCGGCCTATCCCGCCCGGGCCATCAGGCTGGTCATTCCCTACACGCCCGGAGGCGCCACCGACGTGATCGGGCGCGTGGTGGGGCAAAGGCTCTCGGTGGCGCTGGGCCAGCCCGTCGTGGTGGAAAACCGAGCGGGCGCGGCCGGCAACCTCGGGGCCGCCGCCGTGGCCAGGGAAAAGCCCGACGGCTACACCCTGCTGCTGGGCGCACTGACCAGCCACTCGATCAACAGCGTGCTCATGGCGTCGACGGCGGGCTTCACCATGGACAAGAGCTTCGCTCCGATAGGGATCGTGGGCCGGGTCCCTCTGGTGATCACGGTGGGGCCCTCGGTGAAGTCGGCCAGCCTGGCCGAGTTCATCGCCCTGGCCAAGGGCACGCCGGGCGGGCTCAACTACGGCTCCTCGGGCAACGGCTCGCCCCAGCATCTGGCGGCCGAGCTGTTCAAGCGCCAGGCGGGCGTGCCGATCACCCATGTGCCCTACAAGGGCAGCACGCCCGCGCTCAACGACCTCATGGGCAGCCAGGTCGATGTGGTCTTCGACACCCTGCCGGCCACACAGGGCTTCATCAAGGGCGGCCGGCTGCGCGGCCTGGCCGTGACCACGGCGCAGCGCCTGCCTGCCATCGCCGAGATTCCCACGGCGGCCGAGGCGGGGCTGGCGGGCTTCGAGGTGAGCTCCATGTTCGGCCTGCTGGCGCCGGCAGGCACGCCGCAGCCCGTCGTGGCCCGGCTCAGCGGCGCGCTCCAGGAAGTCATGGCCCAGCAGGAGGTGAAGGAGGCGCTGGTCGCCCAGGGCGCCATGCCTCTGGTCACCACGCCCGATGAGGCGCGCGAGCAGATCGCCCAGGAGGTGGCGCGCTGGTCGGCCGTGATCCGGGAGTCGGACATCCGGCCGGACTGA